A segment of the Rhodospirillales bacterium genome:
CGCTGTTCCAGGCGGTGAAGAAACGGCTCAACTGGCTCGGCCAGCGCCAGGAAGTGCTGTCCCAGAACATCGCCAACGCCGACACGCCCGGCTACCGCGCGCGCGATCTCAAGACTTACGACTTCCGCGAGATCGTCCGGCGCGAAGCCCAGCAGATCAACATGACCGTGACGGGGCCCAACCAGATGCCCGGCCAGCGCAAGCGGCTGCGCGACTTCACCGAGGCGGAAACGAAAATTCCCTACGAAACCCGGCCCGACGGCAACAGCGTCGTGATCGAGGAACAGATGATGAAGGTCGGCGAAGCCGGGCTCAAGCATCACCTGACCACCGAACTCTACCGCAAGCACATGGCGCTGTTCCGCATGGCGCTCGGCAAGGAGTAGGCCCGAATTTTTAGGATCGGATCATGGAAGACCTGATGAAAACGATGCGGCTTTCGGCCGCCGGCATGAAGGCGCAAGGCACGCGGCTCCGCGTCATTTCGGAAAACGTCGCCAACGCCGATTCCCTGCCGACCGCGCCGGGCGGGCAGCCCTACCGGCGCCGGGTGGTGAGCTTCAAGAACGAACTCGACCGCGCGACCGGCCTGCAGATGGTCAAGGTCAAAAACATCCGTCCCGACCGGAGCGAATTTCCCCAGCGTTTCGATCCCAACCACCCGGCCGCCGACGCCAACGGCTACGTCAAAACGCCCAACGTCAGCACCCTGATCGAAATGACCGACATGCGCGAGGCGCAGCGTTCCTACGAGGCCAACATGACCACCCTCAAGGCCGCGAAAACGATGCTGCAAGGCACCATCGACATCCTTCGTCGCTGAGTGAACCGACAACACAAGGGAACTCCAGATGTTGAAACCAGTCACTTCCGCCGCGTCCGCCATCGCCGCCTACGACAGCGTCGCCAAAGGAGCGCCGGGATCGATCGGCGGATCGATCGGCAAGGGTTTGGGTACGGGAGGCGGCGCCGGCGACGGCGGCGCGTTCGCCGATCTGGTCAAGAGCGCGATCCAGGAGGCCGCCCGCATCGGCAAGACCGCCGAACAGGCGTCGATCGCCGCCGTCAACGACCGCGCCGACATCGGCAAGGTCGTGACCGCGGTCGCCGAAGCCGAACTGACCCTGCAGACGGTGGTCACCGTCCGCGACCGGGTGATCGAGGCTTACCGCGAAATCATGCGCATGCCGATCTGACGCGGGCCGCGGGGGAGTCGGACCATGGACCAGGTTGCCGTCATCGAAATCGGCCGCGACAGCCTGTGGCAGATCCTGATCATCAGCGCGCCGCTTTTGATCGCGGGCATGGTGGTCGGCATCGTCATTTCGCTCTTTCAGGCGCTGACCACGATTCAGGAAATCACCCTGACGTTCGTCCCCAAGATCGTGGCGGTGTTCGTCGCGACCGTGGTCTTCCTGCCGTTCATGATGACGACGCTGATCGAGTTTTCCCACGGTTTGTTCGACCGCATCGCCGCCATAGGATAGCGCCCCGATGCTCGAGCAGCTGATCGGCGGCGGCGTTTTCGTCTTCCTCCTGGTGTTCACCCGCGTCGGCGCGGCGCTGATGTGGCTGCCCGGGGTCGGCACCGCCGCGGTGCCGGTCAACGTCCGCCTCGCCATCGCGCTGCTGGCGAGCTTCGCGCTGGTCGCGCCGCTCGCGCCGGTGCTGCCGGCCCAGCCGCCGGAGGAGCCCTCCGGCCTCGCCATCCTGCTCGCCGGCGAGGCGCTGATCGGCACCCTGTTCGGCCTGATCGGGCGCGTCCTGCTCGCGGCGCTGCAGACCGCCGGCACGTTCATCGCGCTGTTCGCCTCGATCGCCAACGCCTTCGTCAACGATCCGGTGGCCGAACAGCAAAGCTCGACCGTGTCCGGGTTCCTCTCGCTGCTCGGCGCCACCCTGATCGTGACGACCGATCTGCACGAGGTCATGCTGCGCGCGCTGGTCGGAACCTACGACCTGTTCGTGCCGGGCGAGGCGCCGCCGCTCGGCGATCTCGCCGACTTGTTCGCGCGCCAGGTTTCCGGCTCCTTTCTGCTCGGGTTCCAGCTGGCGTCGCCGTTCCTGATCGCGGCGCTGATCTATTACGTCGGCCTCGGCGTGCTCGGGCGGCTGATGCCGACGCTGCACGTGTTCTTCTTCGGCTTGCCCGCCCAGATCGGGTTGCAGCTCTGGCTGCTGACGGCGGTGATCGCCGGGATGATGCTGGTCTTCGCCGACCGGTTCCGCGCCGCGTGGGGCGTATTCGCCTCGCCGTGAGCGGCGGAGGGACGGGCCATGGCCGAACAAGACGACGCCGACAAAACAGAAGACCCTTCGGGACGAAAACTCGAACGCGGCCGGCGCCGCGGCCAAGTCGCCAAGTCCCAGGAAGTCGCCCATTGGGGCATCATCATGGCCGGCGCCCTGCTGATCGTGTTCGCGGCGCCGTGGACCATGAAGGGCGTCGCGCGCGTCGCGCTGCCGTTTCTCGAATCGCCCGCGCAAATTCCGGCCGACTTGGGCCGCCTGCAGGCGTTGTTCGGCGACGTCGCCCAGGCCCTGCTGGCGGCGGTATGGCCGGTGTTCCTGTTCCTGGTGATCGCCGCGCTCGCCATCCATCTCGTGCAGACCGGGCTGGTGTGGGCGGTCGACAAGTTCGAGCTCGATTGGAGCCGGCTGTCGCCCATCAAGGGCTTCGGTCGCCTGATGTCGACGCGCACGCTCGCCGAGTTCGTCAAGGGCATCGTCAAGATCGCCGTCATCGGTTTCGTCATCTTCACCGTCGCGCTGCCGGTCATGCGGGACGTCGAACTGCTGCCGGCGATGGGTCTCGGCGCGGTTCTCGACCATTCCGAGGCGGTGGTGCTGCGCGTCGCCGCCGCGACGCTGGCGGTCCTGACCGTGATCGCGGGATTCGACTTCGCCTACCAGCGCTTCATGTTCACGCGCCAGATGCGCATGACCAAGCACGAGGTCAAGGAAGAAACCAAGCAGGCCGAAGGCGATCCGCACGTCAAGGCGCGCATCCGTTCGCTCCGGCGCGAGCGCGCGCGCCAGCGCATGATGGCGGCGGTGCCGAAGGCGACGGTGGTCATCACCAACCCGACCCACTACGCCGTCGCGCTCGCCTACGAGATAGAGAAGATGGAAGCGCCCAAGCTGGTCGCCAAGGGCGCCGATTACGTCGCGCTCCGCATCCGCGAGATCGCCGAGGAACACGAGGTGCCCATCGTCGAAAACCCGCCGCTCGCCCGCGCCCTGTTCGCCAGCGTCGAACTGGACCAGGAAATCCCGATCGAGCACTATAAGGCGGTGGCCGAGGTGATCGGCTACGTCATGCGCCTCAAGAAAAGGTTGAATTGACATGAGCCGCGCGAAGCCTTCCGGCGGCGCGCACCGCCCTGTGACGCTCGGCGACGCGGCCCGGACCGCGCTCGGCGCCTTCCGCGCGTGGTGGTCGCCGCCAGACGATCGCCAAGGCGATGACCGCGCCGCCGACACCGGCGAGGAGAAATCCGCGCGCGACGCATCCGATTCCCGTCGCTCGCGCGAAGTTGTCGATTCGCGTCGCTCGCGCGAAGTTGTCGATTCGCGTCGCTCGCGCGACGAGGCGGCCATGGCCGAATACCTCGACAACCTGCCGGCCGGGATCTTTTCCGCCGATGCCGACGGGCGCATGCTCTACGTCAACCGCACGCTGGCCGACTGGCTCGGGCGCCCGGCGGGCGCCATCGTCGGCCGCCCGTTCGCCGATTTCGTGGTCGAGGCGACGCCGTTCCCGCTGCCGCCGGAAGGCGCGGCCAACGCCTTCGACGGCGGTGACGTGGTGCTGGCCGACGATGCCGGCGGCTCGTTTCCCGCGGTGCTGCTGCAAACGGTGCGCGCCGGGGCCGACGGCCGGCCGCTTTACACCCGCTCGCTGGTGATGCGCGATTTCGCCCGGCGCGCGGAAACCGCGCCCGCCGCGCCCGCGTTGCCGGCGTGGCTGTTCGAGCGCTCCCCGGTCGGGATCGCCCTTCTCGACTATTCCGGCATCGTCGCCGAATGCAACGACGCGTTCCTCGCGCTGGTCGGCGCGCCGCGCGACGCCGTGATCGGCCGCCCGCTCGCCGAGCGGCTGGCGCCCGAGGACCGCGCCGAGGCCGCCGCCCAGTTCTCCAAGCTGG
Coding sequences within it:
- the flgB gene encoding flagellar basal body rod protein FlgB; amino-acid sequence: MDFATLPLFQAVKKRLNWLGQRQEVLSQNIANADTPGYRARDLKTYDFREIVRREAQQINMTVTGPNQMPGQRKRLRDFTEAETKIPYETRPDGNSVVIEEQMMKVGEAGLKHHLTTELYRKHMALFRMALGKE
- the flgC gene encoding flagellar basal body rod protein FlgC yields the protein MEDLMKTMRLSAAGMKAQGTRLRVISENVANADSLPTAPGGQPYRRRVVSFKNELDRATGLQMVKVKNIRPDRSEFPQRFDPNHPAADANGYVKTPNVSTLIEMTDMREAQRSYEANMTTLKAAKTMLQGTIDILRR
- a CDS encoding flagellar hook-basal body complex protein FliE produces the protein MLKPVTSAASAIAAYDSVAKGAPGSIGGSIGKGLGTGGGAGDGGAFADLVKSAIQEAARIGKTAEQASIAAVNDRADIGKVVTAVAEAELTLQTVVTVRDRVIEAYREIMRMPI
- the fliQ gene encoding flagellar biosynthesis protein FliQ, whose translation is MDQVAVIEIGRDSLWQILIISAPLLIAGMVVGIVISLFQALTTIQEITLTFVPKIVAVFVATVVFLPFMMTTLIEFSHGLFDRIAAIG
- a CDS encoding flagellar biosynthetic protein FliR, with translation MLEQLIGGGVFVFLLVFTRVGAALMWLPGVGTAAVPVNVRLAIALLASFALVAPLAPVLPAQPPEEPSGLAILLAGEALIGTLFGLIGRVLLAALQTAGTFIALFASIANAFVNDPVAEQQSSTVSGFLSLLGATLIVTTDLHEVMLRALVGTYDLFVPGEAPPLGDLADLFARQVSGSFLLGFQLASPFLIAALIYYVGLGVLGRLMPTLHVFFFGLPAQIGLQLWLLTAVIAGMMLVFADRFRAAWGVFASP
- the flhB gene encoding flagellar biosynthesis protein FlhB, yielding MAEQDDADKTEDPSGRKLERGRRRGQVAKSQEVAHWGIIMAGALLIVFAAPWTMKGVARVALPFLESPAQIPADLGRLQALFGDVAQALLAAVWPVFLFLVIAALAIHLVQTGLVWAVDKFELDWSRLSPIKGFGRLMSTRTLAEFVKGIVKIAVIGFVIFTVALPVMRDVELLPAMGLGAVLDHSEAVVLRVAAATLAVLTVIAGFDFAYQRFMFTRQMRMTKHEVKEETKQAEGDPHVKARIRSLRRERARQRMMAAVPKATVVITNPTHYAVALAYEIEKMEAPKLVAKGADYVALRIREIAEEHEVPIVENPPLARALFASVELDQEIPIEHYKAVAEVIGYVMRLKKRLN